Below is a window of Anabas testudineus chromosome 10, fAnaTes1.2, whole genome shotgun sequence DNA.
agtgttctggaggggtagaagaaccagagtgttctggagggttagaaccagagtgttctgaaGGattagaaccagagtgttctggagggttagaaCCAGACTGTTCTACAGtgttagaaccagagtgttctggaggggtagaaccagagtgttctggagggttagaaGAACCAGACtgttctacagggttagaacGAGAGTGTTCTGAAggggtagaaccagagtgttctggaggggtagaagaaccagagtgttctggaggggtagaagaaccagagtgttctggagggttagaaGAACCAGACTGTTCTACAGTGTTAGAACCAGACTGTTCTACAGTGTTAGAACCAGACtgttctacagggttagaaccagagtgttctggaggggtagaaccagagtgttctgaaGGGTtagaagaaccagagtgttctggaggaTTAGAACCAGAGTGTCCTGAAGGGGtagaagaaccagagtgttctggagggttagaagaaccagagtgttctggaggattagaaccagagtgtcctggagggtagaaccagagtgttctggaggggtagaaccagagtgttctggaggggtagaagaaccagagtgttctacagggttagaaccagagtgttctggagggtagaaccagagtgttctacagggttagaaccagagtgttctggagggttagaagaaccagagtgttctacagggttagaaccagagtgttctacagggttagaaccagagtgttctggagggtagaaccagagtgttctggagggttagaggaaccagagtgttctggagggtagaaccagagtgttctggagggttagaggaaccagagtgttctggagggttagaaccagagtgttctacagggttagaaccagagtgttctggagggttagaagaaccagagtgttctggagggttagaaccagagtgttctggaggggtagaagaaccagagtgttctggagggttagaaccagagtgttctgaaGGattagaaccagagtgttctggagggttagaaCCAGACTGTTCTACAGtgttagaaccagagtgttctggaggggtagaaccagagtgttctggagggttagaaGAACCAGACtgttctacagggttagaacGAGAGTGTTCTGAAggggtagaaccagagtgttctggaggggtagaagaaccagagtgttctggaggggtagaagaaccagagtgttctggagggttagaaGAACCAGACTGTTCTACAGTGTTAGAACCAGACtgttctacagggttagaaccagagtgttctggaggggtagaaccagagtgttctgaaGGGTtagaagaaccagagtgttctggaggaTTAGAACCAGAGTGTCCTGAAGGGGtagaagaaccagagtgttctggagggttagaagaaccagagtgttctggaggattagaaccagagtgtcctggagggtagaaccagagtgttctggaggggtagaaccagagtgttctggaggggtagaagaaccagagtgttctacagggttagaagaaccagagtgttccTGTGAAGAATTGAACATTTCGCACTCTCCTGAAATGTTTATGTtgatgcacattttatttgttatttgttctcATGCTCATATAGAACATAGAACACTGGATTCAGTGTTAATTTATGCAGAGTGGCGTTTTTATTCAAACTTAATCTTTTACTGGAACACTACTGGAACGAGTTCAGttcactttaaaacacttttccCTTCTTTGCATTATTCGTTCTTCCTCCATCGGAACCTGTTGAGgaacaacacagaacatgtgGACAGGATCAAGTTAGAGACTCAGTCGCTTTATGGACACTGAACATTTCATCTGCTCCGAGTCGTCATCTCCAAAAAATGGTGAAACCGGACACCGCGTTGAGTTAACCCTGAGTGGGACACGGGACCAGGAAAGACCCGAACCAGGCTGCTGGAGAGGAACTGGAACCTTTAGTGAAGCAGGACACGTTTTTAAACGGGGTCGAAATGTGTTAATCCTAGTTTCACGTCCTGAAACGGAACCAGTGAaataaactaaatctaaatcttcttttagagacacgttagagttgtctctctgtgtgtatttgtatttgtggtCCTTTTCTATCTTTGTatcatcatattttatttcattcttcaGTTTAAAGCTTTGGACCTGCTCCTCTGAACCAGCAGCGGCTCTGGTCCCGGTCCCGGTCCCGGTGCCGTTCACCGATCAAAGATCCGCCGAAGCCAAGAGGTTAAAGTGGGACGAGCGGAAGAGGTGAGGacgggggaggaggaggaggagagtgagtCCTGCCTTCCTTCAGACGGAGTCAAACTAGTTTTAGGCCCAAACTTTACTTAATGTCGCTGTAAAAAGTAACGGAGCAGCTCAGACAGCGGAGCCGACGAGCTGAAGGGAGCCGCGGGGTGACGGACGGAGACATGTCGGAGAGATCCGGGGCCGCCTCAATGTGACTGGTAGGTGGGTAAAACCCTCCGAGGAGTCCCCGCTGCTGGTAAACAAGGACGGACAGAGAGGAGTGAGGGCTGCGGGGAAGATGGAAAGAtaaatagatggatagatggatagatagatagatagatagatagatagatagatagatagatagataaatagataaatagatagatagatagatagatagatagataaatagataaatagatagatagataaatagatagatagatagatagatagatagataaatagataaatagatagatagatagatagatagacagatagatagagatagataaatagatagagagataaatagatagagatagagagaaagagatagatagatagataaatagatagagagataaatagatagagatagagagaaagagatagatagatagataaatagatagagagataaatagatagagatagagagaaagagatagatagatagataaatagatagagagataaatagatagagatagagagaaagagatagatAGACCCATGCAATCAggaaaatgtactttaagtatTTAAAGTAGTGAGGCATATTCAGACCTATAAAAGTAGATTTTCTGTTagatgaggtttttatttaatttcaagttTTATGGCCTGAATGAAAGTTTCATATAAACGTCtaaaacattttgaagttttgttgttgtggttaaTTTGTGGACcggaggatggagggagagaaagagacggaggaggagaaggaagaggaggaggagcagcttCATCACCACATCGCAGCAGCATCCTCCGTAGACTACAAGGAACTTCCCATCATGCACTGGGAGGACCTGGGCCAGCGTATTGCTGAGTTGGAGAAacaggagcaggagagagtgGAAAGGGCAAAGGTCAGTTACAGCTGTTGGTTTTTCCTGGTTGATTTGGTTTGAGCCAAATTTGAAGGAATTTCCTCAAAGAGTTCACAGGAACGGGGTCGATGGACGGACGGAAggatgacacacaaacataacatGGAGGCTTAAAGATgactgatttttgtttgtttgtaatttaCAGTGTGGGGGTAAATGAGAATCAGGAGAATCAGTTCagatcagttcagttcagatcTAATTAGTTCAGATCCGTTCAGTTCAGATCAAATTAGTTCAGATCCGTTCAGTTCAGATCAAATTagttcagatcagatcagttcAGATCAAATTagttcagatcagatcagatcagatcagatcagatcagatcagatcagagctCTCTGAGCCTTCATCAGACTGACTATTTTCACACCCTGTATTTAGAGAAACCTTTATATTAGTTATATATTTTAGTATAACCACATCAGTGAATCATCTGTTGTCAAATGATCTGTGTAACATACCCTTGTCGTCCTGCAGAGAGGGACGGGGAAGAGGACGGAGGAGGGGGGAGTGTGGAGAAACATCTTGGAGGAAGAGGACGAAGACTTCAGGAGGTGCTGGGTCACTGCCGTCACATCACGGTAACAGAACTCCACATTTTAAACCTTCTAATGTTCAGTGGGTTTGTGAACAGTGGAGAGTGGAATGATTTAGTCGGATTTAGAACATGTAGCTGTCACAGAAGGACACAAAGGAGCAGCAGCTCTTCTTCCAGATCATTACATTGTCTCTAAGAGCAGGTTGACACATGACCTTTTGAAATGCTGATCTCTACTGGACATCCCGGACACATGACCGTTTGTCTTGTACATCCAAGGTGTCCAGTTGACCATGTCTGCTAGTGTTCCTATATAcatagtggcaagaaaaagtatgtgaaccttttggaatttcatggttttctgtattaatttgtcataaaatgtgctctgatcttcatccaagtccagagtattaacaaatataatgagccTAAACTAATAACATGAATCAAATTctgatgtttcatgtctttattgaaaacaacaataaaaccctCATAAGTTAGTGAAAAAAGCATACTGGTATTTTACACCAGCTTACACACCAGCACCAGcaagtgctgtgtgttctttccaaatagtttaatatagtttcatcagtcctcaaaacattttgccaacactgctgtggagtgtcagcgTGCTCTTTGGAAAACTTCAGGCTGcaataatgttctttttagtgagcagcagcttccttcgtggtgtcctgtcatagacaccctgctagttcaatgttttaccaactgtagactcatgaacacagatgttaggcagttctaatgatgcctttaaatctgtctctctgggttgtttctttacctcatcaatgaggtaaTGTAGGTGTTttctcttggggtcattttgactggccacccacttcttggtagagtagccacagtcccaaagtgtctccatttgtagattgtttaactgtagactggtgaattctaaagtctttgacatcactttgtgaCCCTTTacagatttatgtaaatcaacaattcttgatcgtagatcctctgacaGCTCCTTTTGGAGAGGGATGGCTCCCATAAGCATCTTCATAAGCATctggtttttgtcagtcgaagtaaTTCTAGTCCACAGctctaaactaattttctttcaggtatgctaatgcctgattttaattagctttttggaggttatTATTACAAGGATTCACATACTTCATCCACTAggactatgaggtttttatggttgttcttaataaagacataaaacctcatattttttgtgttattattttagacacattatatttgttgatacttttgacttagataaagatcagagcacattttctgacaaattaattccaaattccaaaaggttcacatactatttcttgccactgtaaaacCAATAGGGGCTTGTGCCCCTGAAGCAATGGGAATGTGGATTACTGATGTGCATGCACTTCTGCTTATGCTGTACTGAAAGTGTAAAATTCATTGACACAGGCAGTAAATGAACCAGTCTGCAGAGACGCTGCTCTGAACAAACGTAACAAACGTCCCCACTgttcactgcagaaaaaaaactgaaatatgtgAATTTTTGAGAAAGAATAAACAGAATAACGTGGTGTAAACAGTTTCAGCTCTGGGAGACCTTTACTGGAGATGTGTGCTCAGAGTTGAGCAGGGAAAATGGTGCAGAGAcgaacaacagcaacactgaaaCTCTCATACATGTAGACCTGTTGGAGCTTCAAGATGTTCGTTTTCTGTTTCCAGATTTCAGAACCACAGAAACCTGCAGTTGTGCTTCATCAACAACAGCGACAGTGAGGACGAAGAGGAAGGAACCAACAAAAAGGtcactttctgtttgttctttaagGAATGTAGCAATGTAATGTTGATGTACTGGTCAGGTTGCCTTAAGAAGAGTTTGTTCTCTACCtggtttaataaatataaataaataaaggttaaataaatacatctttaaCAGCCTCTAGGCTCAATTTTCACCACAGGTTTCTGGTACTTTTCTTTCCTGGGAATTAAACTTAAGGAACTTTCACTGCAGGGCCAAAACCCTAGGACGATTAAGCaaattgacacacacacacgacagtCAGTCACTTTTTACATGTGCAAAAATACTGCATGTGTAAAATTCTGTGCAGAAATTCACCAATCAGTGATGTTCTTCAGAAAGTACTACACCCCGACCTGGGACACTCGGGACGTACAACTAAGACACAAGAATAACATTTCGACTCTGGCTCCTCTGGTGGAAACACAAGTAGAGGAACCAAGTTTCTCAAAAGGTTCCTGGGTCTTGGGAAAAATTCCTGTAGTAGAAACAGGCCTCTACTCTTTTTGTACCTTGCCCCTCACTGATGTCCCTCAGAAACCAGTTTCTTctcattttaatgcagtttgtttGACAGAATCCAACATGCAGATTTGAATTCAGCTTCATTTGActtaaaagacaagaaacaaacaagactttTAAACCACTCATCCTACCTCTCCTGCAGGTTACAGGGATGGGACACGGTTGCCATGCTGCCGGtctaaaacaggaagtggcCATAGCTCTGAGGACACTGAGAGACAAACTGCTGGCtgaacagaaggagaaagaggtaAAGGAAACATGGGTACTAAAACAAGGAGACTGCAGTTCTTGAAAAGTctttaaaagcattaaataggtttttaaaaaccttgaaagtattcaagattcaacaaactttattaatctcagAGGGTAATTGTTTTTGCAAGATTACTAAGAATGAAGTAGTCTTCAGCTACTATTTAATAGCAGCATTGTGGTTTCTGTCACTCATTTGCAATTTCCTGCTTATTAAATGTGaggatttgatgtttttcttgttcacatgatcataaaatgaaaatctttaAAGACATCAGGTTTTGAATGTGGGAACTTACAGATAACAGGCAGTAACTTTAGGAGctaatgttacagtatgtgcagctgGAAATTTGATGGTAAATAGTTGTTGTTCATATCGTCCCTACTGGTTTTCCATCATACTTTCACACATAGAACACTATAAtgtcaactgtgtgtgtgtgtgtgtgtgtgttgtagcagCTGGCCGGCAGCAGCAGTGTTGCCAAGCGGAAACATCTGGAGGTTTGGGAGCTGAAGGAGTGTTCggtgcagcagctcagcagcttgAGAACATCACTACAAGAGGACATACACGGCATGTACACACAATACTGCAGTACTTGGACTGATACACATGACGTCAAACTAAATCatcatgtttaatatttagtaaATCCCAGTCTTCTACAGACACCGTCCCCTGTGGCTGTGGGCTCTGCTTTTAGTCTGGTCTTCAGCACTTTGCCTGGATTTGggatcaattcaattcaattttatttatatagcaccatATTATAGCACCTTGAtttcatctcaaggcactttacagtgttcaagGTTTAAGACAAAACTTTACAGTAAACAGATCAGGCGACTGAGTCGATCTGTTCCCCTCTTTACTCTTCAGTTTCTCAATCTGGCAACTCTCAATTAAACATTAAGTAGTTAAGTATTCAAATTACCAAAACATGTGCCAAATGCTTCATCTGCCTTCTCCAACCAGAAATCAGatgtcacagcagcacagtaaaCACTGCAGGCAAACTGGTCTCTAATGCAGTTCATTCTTCGGTTCTGTTTTTCTTGCAGCTCTGAGCTCTGAGCTGGTCGCCCACCTGTTGGTACGAGACCAGCTGAGGACGAAGCAGGACGCCATGCTGTTGGACGTCCAGGACTTGACCTAACACAGGACCACAGACTGGATGgtccacacaaacagaacagcCATTTAGCCACTTTGGGACCAGGCTGGGCTGCAGGTTCACGTCAGCCAGGAGTCGTTTACTTCATGAAAATGTGGTACGCCGTTAATGTGGCACAGAGAATGACATCAAATGTTACTGGCATGATGAGTCTTCCAAAAGCAGTTGATTTGAGAGTTGGTACATGACTGCAGGTTGATAGGAAACGATGAGAACCAACCACAGAAACGAAGaatatcagtgttttaaatccATACAGGAACTAAGTTTGTCAGCATCCCCAGACACCTTCTGATTAGGGAGAGTTATGTTGGACtgtaaaacagaggaagagaagaacaaCAGCTCTTGGACCTTGTCATAATTTATTCCTAACAGCAATTTGAATTGCGTGGGGTTAGTGCTTTGTTTTACCATTAAGCTACTCAGGATCGGGGCTTTCAAGTTCTTTGTAGTTTATCTGGAAATGAAGGTGGAGGCtgggagagaaaacagacatgtaGATGGATACCAGTAACTGGGTCACCCATTGTTACACAGCTATACATAGATAATTAGCAGGTGATGATTAATGATTGGGAATAACAGGAGAGGAAGGCTGTGGTTATTTTAGTCAGTTTActtcacagaaaataaactatttaagATGTTCCCACCTCTGAACTGCATGTAAAGAAATTTATAATAAGGCACCACCTTCAGGTTCTAAAATGACCTTCATATAATACTGCCAGTTAAAAAAtatcatttagtttatttacaaacacacaaaatgagatTTCCACCAGTATCCACTTGTAGTAAGAAAAATGAACGAGTTAAAATTTCAGTTTAAACTATTTAAAGAGAAATATGGTGGTCTTAGTTAAACAGAACATCTACCATGTTAGCACTGTGGCGCTCTGAATGGCAGTGAGgtcataaataacattttgatcTAATTAAGATCATATAGATTAAGtaattttaactgtatttatgCAGCTTAGCTGTGGTCAATGATGCCTGTAAAAAGATTTGTGCAGGGAATTTATTATTCATGGTGGCTCATGAGCTTCTTTTATGTGTTGTTATATATTTGGTGTCAGCAATAAGGGATTTTCTACAGCAGTAAAGAATGCAACCTCACATTCTCTTCTAATGTATTGTTCATAGTGTGGGAGAAaattttattaaagtttattgTACAATAATGCAAAAGACACTTCATGTTATAAGGC
It encodes the following:
- the im:7136398 gene encoding schwannomin-interacting protein 1 isoform X2, producing MEGEKETEEEKEEEEEQLHHHIAAASSVDYKELPIMHWEDLGQRIAELEKQEQERVERAKRGTGKRTEEGGVWRNILEEEDEDFRRCWVTAVTSRFQNHRNLQLCFINNSDSEDEEEGTNKKVTGMGHGCHAAGLKQEVAIALRTLRDKLLAEQKEKELAGSSSVAKRKHLEVWELKECSVQQLSSLRTSLQEDIHALSSELVAHLLVRDQLRTKQDAMLLDVQDLT
- the im:7136398 gene encoding schwannomin-interacting protein 1 isoform X1, with the translated sequence MEGEKETEEEKEEEEEQLHHHIAAASSVDYKELPIMHWEDLGQRIAELEKQEQERVERAKRGTGKRTEEGGVWRNILEEEDEDFRRCWVTAVTSRFQNHRNLQLCFINNSDSEDEEEGTNKKVTGMGHGCHAAGLKQEVAIALRTLRDKLLAEQKEKEQLAGSSSVAKRKHLEVWELKECSVQQLSSLRTSLQEDIHALSSELVAHLLVRDQLRTKQDAMLLDVQDLT